A window of the Gemmatimonadota bacterium genome harbors these coding sequences:
- a CDS encoding sulfurtransferase, producing MRVDSILGIGPFGDRTEGLFFLGRGAAASEIGPAGQIVGLGDHSMTSNAEPRPGDVDVRDLPGLLAAPSWLAERVGRPGLRVVDLRDSDAYEAGHVPGAAHLNLSELGATVAGCENVLIPPAELGELMAACGISNGDAVVAYDDQWGLAAARLVWALHRYGHERVAVLDGGWDRWHDEGGPVGEGKERLPRGSFEATPRLDVLADADWIARRIEDGNAILLDTRTPMEFERGHLPGAIVWDWFNAVPTASWNVSRDPEELRAEWRTLGVEPSGEIVVYCRSGMRAAHTWLVLRNAGFSRVRLYDGSWQEWVMRGGGGDGR from the coding sequence GTGCGGGTTGACTCCATCCTCGGGATCGGGCCCTTCGGCGACCGGACCGAGGGGCTCTTTTTTCTTGGCCGGGGAGCGGCGGCCAGCGAGATTGGCCCCGCGGGACAAATCGTCGGACTGGGAGATCATTCGATGACGTCGAACGCCGAGCCGCGACCAGGGGATGTGGATGTCCGGGACCTCCCGGGCCTCCTCGCCGCTCCGTCCTGGCTCGCGGAACGGGTGGGGCGACCGGGCCTTCGCGTCGTGGATCTGCGCGACTCCGATGCGTACGAAGCGGGTCACGTTCCAGGGGCCGCGCACCTGAACCTCTCCGAGCTCGGTGCGACCGTGGCCGGATGTGAAAACGTCCTCATTCCTCCCGCGGAGCTCGGCGAGCTCATGGCCGCCTGCGGAATCTCGAACGGGGACGCAGTGGTGGCGTACGACGACCAATGGGGGCTCGCGGCCGCCCGTCTCGTTTGGGCGCTCCATCGGTACGGGCACGAGCGCGTCGCCGTGCTGGACGGGGGGTGGGACCGCTGGCACGACGAGGGAGGGCCGGTGGGCGAAGGAAAAGAGCGGCTCCCCCGAGGAAGCTTCGAGGCCACGCCCCGGCTCGACGTCCTTGCCGATGCCGACTGGATCGCCCGGCGGATCGAGGACGGCAACGCCATCCTCCTCGACACGCGGACGCCGATGGAATTCGAGCGGGGTCATCTCCCCGGGGCCATCGTCTGGGACTGGTTCAACGCCGTCCCCACCGCGTCGTGGAACGTGTCGCGCGATCCGGAGGAGCTTCGCGCCGAGTGGCGCACGCTCGGGGTCGAACCGTCCGGCGAGATCGTCGTCTACTGCAGATCGGGGATGCGGGCCGCACACACCTGGCTGGTGCTCAGGAACGCGGGCTTCTCGCGGGTGCGCCTGTATGACGGGTCCTGGCAGGAGTGGGTGATGAGGGGTGGGGGCGGCGATGGCCGCTGA
- a CDS encoding YeeE/YedE family protein encodes MAAETARPGRGAAGGGAPSHGALRAVAAWLLAAVVWVAAHGYDTQFSRFWVFGLAFGFVLQRGRFCFASAFRDLFLLGHGRTMKGVLLGLAVASVGFAVVMARQIPNASLGFDPPTANILPIGAHTVLGGLLFGVGMVLAGGCVSGSLYRMGEGYVASWVAFAGVMGGLLGSSYTWNWWWEASIASGPRIWLPRLLGHPGALVATLLALAATFVWVLRIERRAGVVLPAVRPADEASESVTDDLKAIGRGVFVRGWPVLVSGAVLGALNVLLFTAQEPWGFTGEIARWTSGLAGLFSAPPPVPAGASELPGCVLVPLDGSILNHMTFMVGGMWFGAFAAALGAGEFKLRIPRRPVRYAQSLGGGVLMGYGAGIGIGCTIGAFFSAVPSLAVNGWVFAVFLGVGAWLGTRIIGRIA; translated from the coding sequence ATGGCCGCTGAGACAGCGCGCCCCGGAAGGGGGGCTGCGGGCGGGGGCGCACCTTCCCACGGCGCGCTCCGCGCGGTCGCGGCCTGGCTGCTGGCTGCCGTCGTCTGGGTGGCGGCGCACGGCTACGACACGCAGTTCTCGAGGTTCTGGGTCTTCGGACTCGCCTTCGGGTTCGTCCTTCAGCGCGGGCGTTTCTGTTTCGCATCGGCCTTTCGCGACCTCTTCCTGCTGGGCCACGGGCGCACCATGAAGGGGGTCCTCCTCGGTCTCGCGGTCGCGTCGGTCGGGTTCGCCGTCGTCATGGCCCGCCAGATCCCCAACGCATCCCTCGGCTTCGATCCGCCGACCGCGAACATCCTTCCCATCGGGGCGCACACGGTACTCGGCGGGCTCCTCTTCGGCGTGGGCATGGTGCTCGCGGGCGGCTGTGTCTCCGGGAGCCTCTACCGCATGGGCGAAGGTTACGTCGCCTCGTGGGTGGCCTTCGCCGGAGTCATGGGCGGGCTACTCGGCTCGAGCTACACCTGGAACTGGTGGTGGGAGGCGTCCATCGCGAGTGGCCCGCGTATCTGGTTGCCGCGCTTGCTCGGGCACCCGGGGGCGCTGGTCGCGACCCTCCTCGCGCTGGCGGCCACCTTCGTCTGGGTGCTCCGGATCGAGCGCCGCGCCGGCGTGGTCCTGCCGGCGGTACGCCCCGCGGACGAGGCTTCGGAGAGCGTGACCGACGACTTGAAAGCGATCGGCCGGGGCGTGTTCGTGCGGGGCTGGCCGGTCCTCGTCTCGGGTGCGGTGCTGGGCGCGCTGAACGTCCTCCTCTTCACCGCGCAGGAGCCCTGGGGATTCACGGGGGAAATCGCCCGCTGGACGAGCGGGCTCGCGGGATTGTTCAGCGCCCCGCCACCGGTTCCCGCCGGGGCGAGCGAGCTCCCCGGGTGCGTGCTCGTCCCCCTGGACGGCTCGATTCTCAACCACATGACCTTCATGGTCGGCGGGATGTGGTTCGGCGCCTTCGCCGCTGCGCTCGGGGCCGGGGAATTCAAGCTGCGGATCCCGAGGCGGCCCGTGAGGTACGCACAGTCCCTCGGCGGCGGGGTATTGATGGGGTACGGTGCCGGAATCGGCATCGGATGTACGATCGGAGCCTTCTTCTCCGCGGTGCCGTCGCTTGCGGTGAACGGCTGGGTGTTCGCGGTCTTTCTGGGGGTCGGTGCCTGGCTCGGCACCCGGATCATCGGTAGAATCGCGTGA
- a CDS encoding sulfurtransferase TusA family protein, producing the protein MAQRLDVRGEICPYPMMRTVTALKKLPADERILEVITDHAPALDTIPTQAARLGFRTEVDEVGGSEWRLVLTRAAADVR; encoded by the coding sequence ATGGCGCAGAGACTGGACGTGAGGGGCGAGATCTGTCCCTACCCGATGATGCGCACGGTGACGGCGCTCAAGAAGCTCCCGGCGGACGAACGAATCCTCGAAGTGATCACGGACCACGCCCCCGCGCTCGACACGATTCCCACTCAGGCCGCCCGACTCGGTTTTCGGACGGAGGTGGACGAGGTGGGTGGATCCGAGTGGCGCCTGGTGCTCACGCGCGCGGCGGCGGACGTAAGATAA
- a CDS encoding rhodanese-like domain-containing protein, with protein MARLERTGGTNGTIQQRGVIVRLESIAACVVACAVLGGCVAGAPEAEAPEADAPTVVGERVTVDGGEYTNIAVPELQAMLEDKDFPLINVHIPYAGDLPGTDDSIPYNEIGSHLDRLPADKGAKIVLYCRTGPMSVTAARELVTLGYTNVYNLVGGITAWIEWGLPLAGT; from the coding sequence ATGGCCCGGCTCGAGCGCACCGGCGGGACGAACGGAACCATACAGCAACGGGGAGTGATCGTGAGACTCGAAAGCATTGCCGCATGCGTCGTGGCCTGCGCCGTCCTCGGCGGTTGCGTGGCCGGGGCTCCGGAGGCCGAAGCTCCAGAAGCCGACGCCCCCACCGTGGTAGGGGAAAGGGTGACCGTCGACGGAGGCGAATACACGAACATCGCCGTTCCCGAGCTCCAGGCGATGCTCGAGGACAAGGACTTCCCGCTGATCAACGTTCACATCCCGTACGCTGGGGATCTCCCCGGCACGGACGACTCCATCCCCTACAACGAGATCGGGAGCCATCTGGACCGGCTGCCGGCCGACAAGGGCGCGAAGATCGTCCTCTACTGCCGGACCGGTCCGATGAGCGTGACCGCTGCTCGGGAGCTGGTGACCCTCGGGTACACGAACGTCTACAATCTGGTCGGCGGAATCACAGCATGGATCGAGTGGGGACTGCCACTGGCGGGCACGTAA
- a CDS encoding polysaccharide deacetylase family protein, translated as MKSKTSMWLTLGFVPLLLSGCGRTSPDANTREEGDAATGVSGQAEGGQAGLENGLDYEIAEWFQFKRSATVLTFDDLSPGQAELAIPMLVGHGIEATIFVTTANAEFQDYLNLDIAARNGIEIANHTQSHVRLVAPTGGGGGGPAPTMLERLDHEIAGANELIRARIGVVPTTFAYPFGYDGSETIDYLISSDFVGARKYDPVIAVMPYDFAADEREYYRISATDAYVIRDRADFTQTLDFAIETGGLYILVYHSIHSDTVEDAWWEPISEDLLNEHLNIVQDRQSLTWVTTFGKALRYHRERRSARLTLNSETDVGMTLTLSDELADDALYNQPLTIALTVPSGRGQMALSQAENVLRHERRDNRIVFEAVPDGGEIVVRYR; from the coding sequence GTGAAGAGCAAGACTTCGATGTGGCTCACGCTCGGCTTCGTCCCGCTGTTGCTGTCGGGGTGTGGGCGGACCTCTCCCGATGCGAACACGAGGGAAGAGGGCGACGCCGCCACGGGCGTCTCAGGCCAAGCGGAAGGAGGCCAAGCCGGCCTGGAGAACGGCCTGGACTACGAGATCGCCGAGTGGTTTCAGTTCAAGCGCTCCGCCACCGTCCTCACCTTCGACGACCTTTCGCCAGGGCAAGCTGAGCTCGCAATTCCCATGCTTGTTGGGCACGGCATCGAGGCCACGATCTTCGTAACCACCGCAAATGCGGAGTTCCAGGACTACCTCAACCTGGATATCGCGGCGAGAAATGGGATCGAGATCGCTAATCATACACAGTCACATGTCCGCCTCGTAGCCCCGACCGGGGGCGGCGGCGGAGGGCCCGCACCGACGATGTTGGAGCGGCTGGACCACGAAATCGCGGGGGCGAATGAACTCATCAGAGCGCGTATCGGGGTGGTGCCAACGACCTTTGCGTATCCCTTCGGTTATGATGGCTCCGAGACGATCGACTACCTGATAAGCTCGGACTTCGTGGGAGCCCGAAAGTACGACCCGGTTATCGCAGTGATGCCCTACGACTTCGCTGCGGACGAACGAGAATACTACCGAATTTCCGCGACGGACGCATATGTGATCCGCGATCGTGCCGACTTCACCCAGACCCTCGATTTTGCCATCGAAACAGGTGGTCTCTACATCCTCGTCTACCACAGCATTCACTCCGACACGGTGGAGGATGCCTGGTGGGAACCGATATCCGAGGATCTCTTGAATGAACATCTGAATATCGTTCAGGATCGGCAGTCTCTTACGTGGGTGACGACATTCGGGAAGGCGTTGCGATACCACAGGGAGCGAAGGTCGGCGCGCCTGACTTTGAACTCAGAGACAGATGTGGGGATGACGCTGACGCTTTCGGATGAACTTGCGGACGATGCGCTGTACAACCAGCCTCTGACGATCGCTCTGACGGTTCCGTCCGGCCGGGGCCAGATGGCGCTGTCACAGGCGGAAAACGTTCTCCGTCATGAACGTCGTGACAACCGCATCGTATTCGAAGCCGTTCCGGACGGGGGAGAGATCGTTGTCAGGTACCGTTGA